One part of the Thermoanaerobacterium sp. CMT5567-10 genome encodes these proteins:
- a CDS encoding electron transfer flavoprotein subunit beta/FixA family protein, with protein MKIVVPIKQVPETSNVKMNPETGTMVREGVESIINPLDLYAIETAIRLKEKFGGQVIVISMGPDKALEAIKEAIAMGCDDGILLSDRKFAGSDTWATSYVIANGIKQIGDFDLVICGERATDGDTAQVGPGIASFLDLPLSTFTSEILSLNDGKIKVRRLVEGGYEEIELELPAALTVVKEISDPRLPTLRGKLKAKKMEIPVWGPKNINADEENLGLKGSPTRVVKIFTPKVTREGEKIVVKDEKTLNEAVDKIMDYLIKKEFI; from the coding sequence ATGAAAATAGTTGTACCAATTAAACAGGTGCCTGAAACAAGCAATGTAAAAATGAATCCCGAGACAGGGACAATGGTAAGAGAAGGTGTTGAGAGCATTATAAACCCGCTTGACTTGTACGCTATAGAGACAGCTATAAGGTTAAAAGAGAAGTTTGGAGGACAAGTAATCGTTATATCAATGGGGCCAGATAAAGCACTTGAGGCAATTAAAGAAGCAATTGCAATGGGATGCGACGATGGTATACTTCTATCAGACAGAAAATTCGCAGGATCAGATACTTGGGCAACATCATATGTTATTGCAAACGGCATTAAGCAGATAGGCGATTTTGACCTTGTGATTTGCGGTGAAAGGGCAACAGATGGAGATACAGCACAGGTCGGACCTGGAATTGCATCTTTCTTAGACCTTCCATTATCAACATTTACAAGTGAAATATTATCACTAAATGATGGGAAAATCAAAGTTAGACGTCTTGTAGAAGGTGGCTATGAAGAGATAGAATTAGAACTTCCAGCAGCACTTACAGTTGTAAAAGAGATAAGCGATCCAAGACTTCCTACATTAAGAGGAAAACTTAAGGCAAAGAAGATGGAGATACCAGTATGGGGGCCAAAAAATATTAATGCAGATGAAGAAAACCTCGGCCTTAAAGGGTCACCTACAAGGGTTGTAAAAATATTTACACCTAAGGTTACAAGGGAAGGCGAAAAAATAGTTGTAAAAGACGAGAAAACGTTAAACGAAGCAGTGGACAAAATCATGGACTACCTTATTAAGAAAGAGTTTATTTAG
- a CDS encoding electron transfer flavoprotein subunit alpha/FixB family protein has protein sequence MGEVWTLAEFRHGELSSVSYELLNRGKNLSQKLDTALASVILGYDIKKEDIDELIARGADKVYVVDDKNLENFLVESYANVLIALLDEYKPDIFIAAATTTGRTLMPYVAVRKKTGLTADCTVLDIEEGTGNLLQTRPAIGGNILATIKTPNTRPQMATVRPHSMKPAIPDKNRNGEVIYKKYDESLFKTKSKYLRFIKDESQQVTVQDAKVIVAGGKGVGKEENFAIIDELAELLGGAVGASRDVVDRGWKTYPHQIGLSGKTVSPALYIAAGISGAVQHIAGMQTSENIIAINKDPDAQIFHLANLGIVGDLNEVLPLLIERIKEYKAKEASANV, from the coding sequence ATGGGTGAAGTTTGGACATTAGCAGAATTTAGGCACGGGGAACTTAGCAGTGTATCATATGAGCTTTTAAATAGAGGCAAAAATCTTTCACAGAAATTAGATACGGCATTAGCATCAGTTATTTTGGGTTATGACATCAAAAAAGAGGATATTGATGAACTTATTGCAAGAGGTGCAGATAAAGTTTACGTGGTAGATGACAAAAACCTTGAAAATTTTCTTGTTGAATCATATGCAAATGTTTTGATAGCACTACTTGACGAATATAAGCCGGACATTTTTATAGCAGCAGCGACAACAACAGGAAGAACCTTGATGCCATATGTTGCAGTAAGGAAGAAGACAGGTCTTACAGCTGATTGTACGGTTTTAGATATTGAGGAAGGAACAGGAAATTTGCTTCAGACAAGGCCGGCTATTGGTGGTAATATCTTAGCAACAATAAAGACACCTAATACGAGGCCGCAAATGGCAACTGTAAGACCCCACTCAATGAAGCCGGCAATACCCGACAAAAATCGCAACGGCGAGGTTATTTATAAAAAATACGATGAAAGCCTATTTAAAACAAAATCGAAATATTTGAGATTTATTAAAGATGAATCACAGCAAGTAACAGTACAGGATGCCAAGGTAATTGTTGCAGGCGGCAAAGGTGTAGGCAAGGAGGAAAATTTTGCAATAATTGATGAGCTTGCAGAACTTCTTGGCGGTGCTGTTGGCGCATCCCGTGATGTTGTCGATAGGGGTTGGAAGACATATCCGCATCAAATTGGTTTAAGCGGTAAAACGGTTTCACCAGCTTTGTATATTGCAGCAGGCATTTCGGGTGCTGTGCAGCATATAGCTGGTATGCAGACATCAGAAAATATTATCGCTATAAATAAAGATCCCGATGCACAGATATTTCATCTTGCAAACCTTGGAATAGTTGGAGACTTGAATGAAGTATTACCGCTTTTGATAGAGAGAATAAAGGAATACAAGGCAAAGGAGGCTTCAGCAAATGTATAA
- a CDS encoding FAD-binding oxidoreductase: MYNKVTPEIVDELIEIVGNKNVIYNNFDAMEAYSHDEVAEKSYAHMPDVVVKPSSAEEISKIMKLANKYKIPVTPRGAGSGLSGGAVPVEGGIVLSVEKMNKILEIDKDNLMAVVEPGVVTNEINNVIKDDGLFYAGYPMSVETCYVGGNVAENAGGGRAVKYGVTGRYIYGLEVVTPTGEILHLGGKRMKDVTGYDLIHLMVGSEGTLGIFTKIYIKLMPLPQSKVDLLVLFKDIDTAIKIVPKIMTFGRIIPTSIEFMDDLSFKTSCKYLNEKIPFEEAGAMLLIELDGNSKAELEEQYEVIGNLCMENGAIEVYIADNATTSERIWKIRRNIAEAWKQYSPDQSLEDVVVPISEIPKFMEKVRKISEKYDVPIPCYGHAGDGNIHATPVKNPKFTMEEWLDILHHKLLPELYKEVINLGGTISGEHGIGHKRREFMSMALEPAQIEVMRAIKRALDPNYILNPGKVI; this comes from the coding sequence ATGTATAATAAAGTGACACCTGAAATCGTAGATGAACTGATTGAGATAGTAGGCAATAAAAATGTTATTTACAATAACTTCGATGCTATGGAGGCATACTCACACGACGAAGTAGCGGAGAAATCCTATGCACATATGCCGGATGTTGTCGTAAAACCATCGTCGGCAGAAGAAATTTCAAAGATAATGAAACTTGCGAATAAATACAAGATTCCAGTTACGCCGAGAGGTGCTGGCAGTGGTCTATCAGGTGGTGCAGTACCTGTTGAAGGCGGCATTGTTCTATCAGTCGAAAAGATGAACAAGATTCTTGAGATAGACAAAGATAATTTAATGGCGGTTGTAGAACCCGGTGTTGTTACTAATGAAATAAATAATGTAATTAAAGATGATGGACTTTTTTACGCTGGATATCCGATGAGTGTTGAGACATGCTATGTAGGCGGCAATGTTGCAGAAAATGCAGGCGGCGGAAGAGCTGTTAAATACGGCGTTACAGGAAGGTATATTTATGGACTTGAAGTTGTGACGCCGACAGGGGAGATTTTACACCTTGGTGGAAAACGTATGAAGGATGTTACAGGATATGACCTTATACATCTTATGGTAGGTTCTGAAGGAACACTTGGAATATTTACGAAGATATATATAAAATTAATGCCCCTTCCGCAGTCAAAGGTAGATTTATTGGTTCTTTTTAAAGATATAGATACGGCAATTAAGATAGTACCTAAAATAATGACATTTGGAAGGATTATACCGACATCAATCGAATTCATGGACGACCTTTCATTTAAGACTTCTTGTAAATACCTTAATGAAAAGATACCATTTGAAGAAGCAGGTGCTATGCTTCTCATTGAGCTTGACGGGAACAGCAAAGCAGAGCTGGAAGAACAGTATGAAGTAATAGGAAATCTTTGCATGGAAAATGGAGCAATTGAAGTATATATCGCAGATAATGCTACGACATCTGAGAGGATATGGAAGATTAGAAGAAATATTGCTGAAGCTTGGAAGCAGTATAGCCCTGACCAGAGCCTTGAAGACGTCGTCGTTCCAATATCAGAAATACCAAAATTTATGGAAAAGGTTAGGAAGATATCTGAAAAATATGATGTACCTATACCTTGTTACGGTCATGCTGGTGATGGCAATATTCATGCAACCCCTGTAAAAAATCCTAAATTCACAATGGAAGAATGGCTTGATATCTTGCACCACAAATTATTGCCGGAGCTCTACAAAGAAGTAATTAACTTAGGTGGCACAATAAGCGGTGAGCACGGTATTGGACACAAGAGAAGAGAGTTTATGTCTATGGCATTAGAGCCAGCACAAATCGAAGTTATGAGAGCTATTAAGAGAGCACTTGATCCAAATTATATATTGAACCCTGGTAAAGTTATATAG
- the larA gene encoding nickel-dependent lactate racemase: MANIEIPYGKSKLAFDLPDERIQGILRSKAGSYKVNMSEEDIVKRALENPIGTKRLQDLAEGKKNIVIITSDHTRPVPSKITLPLLLDEIRKKNKSANIKILIATGFHRGTTLQEMKAKFGEDLVENEQFVVHDSRNSEDMELIGTLPSGGKLEINKLAVEADLLVAEGFIEPHFFAGFSGGRKSILPGIASAQCILANHCSEFIKNPYARTGVLENNPIHRDMIYAAEKANLAFILNVVIDSDHKIVNAFAGHREMAHNKGCEFVSSLATVNAEPTDIVITSNGGYPLDQNIYQAVKGMTAGEAACKDGGVIIIAAECADGHGGEEFYRWFKESKDPQDVMNKILSRGRNETLPDQWEAQILARILMKHEVIMVTDSKNYGYVKDMFMTPAKDLGEALKIAESIVNNSSKINVIPDGVSVIVREK; this comes from the coding sequence ATGGCAAATATAGAAATTCCTTATGGCAAAAGCAAATTAGCTTTTGATTTACCAGATGAGAGAATCCAGGGTATACTAAGGTCAAAGGCTGGAAGCTATAAGGTAAATATGTCAGAAGAAGATATAGTTAAGAGGGCATTAGAGAATCCAATAGGAACAAAAAGGCTTCAAGACCTTGCGGAAGGTAAGAAAAACATTGTAATCATAACAAGCGACCACACAAGGCCTGTACCGAGCAAAATTACATTACCATTGCTTCTCGATGAAATAAGAAAGAAGAACAAAAGTGCTAATATAAAGATTTTAATTGCAACAGGATTTCACAGAGGAACGACATTGCAGGAAATGAAAGCAAAATTCGGTGAAGATCTCGTTGAAAATGAACAATTTGTAGTTCATGACTCGAGAAATAGTGAAGACATGGAATTGATAGGTACATTGCCATCAGGCGGTAAACTAGAAATAAATAAATTGGCAGTGGAAGCAGACTTGTTAGTTGCCGAAGGCTTTATAGAACCCCACTTTTTTGCGGGGTTCTCCGGTGGAAGAAAAAGTATCCTGCCCGGAATAGCCAGCGCTCAATGTATCTTGGCAAACCATTGCTCTGAATTTATCAAAAACCCGTATGCTAGAACAGGTGTTTTAGAAAATAACCCAATACACAGAGACATGATCTATGCAGCAGAAAAAGCTAACCTCGCATTTATCTTAAATGTCGTCATAGACTCAGACCACAAAATAGTAAATGCATTTGCTGGCCACAGGGAAATGGCCCATAACAAAGGGTGCGAATTCGTAAGTTCTCTTGCAACAGTAAACGCAGAACCCACAGATATTGTTATAACATCAAATGGAGGCTATCCTCTTGATCAAAATATCTATCAGGCAGTAAAAGGGATGACTGCCGGTGAGGCTGCATGTAAAGACGGCGGTGTCATAATCATTGCTGCAGAATGTGCCGATGGTCATGGAGGAGAAGAATTTTACAGATGGTTTAAGGAATCCAAAGACCCACAAGATGTGATGAATAAAATTCTTTCGAGGGGCCGGAACGAGACGCTTCCTGACCAATGGGAAGCACAGATATTAGCCCGAATTCTAATGAAACATGAAGTCATCATGGTGACAGATAGCAAAAACTATGGATATGTAAAAGATATGTTCATGACACCGGCAAAGGATTTAGGTGAAGCGTTAAAAATTGCAGAAAGCATTGTTAACAATAGTTCTAAGATAAATGTAATACCAGATGGAGTATCAGTTATTGTAAGGGAAAAATAA
- a CDS encoding short-chain-enoyl-CoA hydratase, translated as MDFNNVLLNKDDGIALIIINRPKALNALNYETLKELDSVLDIVENDKEIKVLIITGSGEKAFVAGADIAEMSNMTPLEAKKFSLYGQKVFRKIEMLSKPVIAAVNGFALGGGCELSMACDIRIASKNAKFGQPEVGLGIIPGFSGTQRLPRLIGTSKAKELIFTGDMINSDEAYKIGLISKVVELSDLIEEAKKLAKKMMSKSQIAISLAKESINKGIETDIETGNTIEAEDFSLCFAANDQKEGMSAFLEKRSPNFESK; from the coding sequence ATGGATTTTAATAATGTTTTATTAAATAAGGATGATGGGATAGCTCTCATCATTATAAATCGTCCAAAGGCTTTAAATGCATTAAACTATGAGACACTAAAAGAGTTAGATAGTGTGCTTGATATAGTTGAAAATGATAAAGAGATAAAAGTTTTAATTATAACTGGCAGCGGTGAAAAAGCCTTCGTTGCAGGTGCTGATATAGCTGAGATGAGTAATATGACACCACTTGAAGCGAAGAAGTTCTCTCTTTATGGACAGAAAGTATTTAGGAAGATAGAAATGCTAAGTAAGCCTGTTATAGCAGCGGTAAATGGTTTTGCACTTGGTGGTGGATGCGAGCTTTCTATGGCATGTGACATACGTATTGCAAGTAAAAATGCAAAATTTGGTCAACCTGAAGTAGGACTTGGAATAATACCTGGCTTTTCAGGAACTCAAAGATTACCACGTCTTATAGGCACTTCTAAAGCTAAAGAGCTTATTTTCACAGGTGACATGATAAATTCTGATGAAGCATATAAAATAGGCCTTATATCTAAAGTTGTTGAACTATCTGATCTCATTGAAGAAGCAAAAAAACTCGCGAAAAAAATGATGTCAAAAAGTCAAATAGCAATTTCACTTGCGAAAGAATCAATAAATAAGGGTATAGAAACAGATATTGAAACAGGTAATACAATAGAAGCCGAAGATTTTTCGCTATGTTTTGCAGCGAATGATCAAAAAGAAGGTATGAGTGCATTTTTAGAGAAAAGATCACCTAACTTTGAAAGCAAATAA
- a CDS encoding acyl-CoA dehydrogenase: MDFSLTKEQEMVRRVVREFAEKEVAPKAKEIDQTEEFPWDTVKKMAQNDMMGIPYPEEYGGAGGDYLSYIIAVEEISRACATTGVILSAHTSLGSFPIYQWGTEEQKRKYLVPLAKGEKLGAFGLTEPNAGTDAAGQQTTAVLDGDHYVLNGSKIFITNGGKADIYIIFAMTDKSKGTRGISAFIVEKDFPGFSIGKIEEKMGIRASSTAELVFEDCIVPKENLLGKEGEGFKIAMATLDGGRIGIAAQALGIAQAALDEEIKYAKERQQFGRPIGKFQGIQWYIADMATRINASRWLVYNAAWRKQVGLPYTMEAAMAKLHASETAMFVTTKTVQIFGGYGFTKDYPVERFMRDAKITEIYEGTSEVQKMVISGNLLKM, translated from the coding sequence ATGGATTTTTCATTAACAAAGGAGCAAGAAATGGTGAGGCGAGTTGTACGAGAATTTGCTGAAAAAGAAGTTGCTCCAAAAGCAAAAGAAATAGATCAAACAGAGGAGTTTCCATGGGATACAGTTAAGAAGATGGCCCAAAATGATATGATGGGTATACCATACCCGGAGGAGTATGGTGGCGCTGGAGGAGATTACTTAAGCTATATCATAGCAGTTGAAGAGATATCAAGAGCTTGTGCTACGACTGGAGTAATTTTATCTGCTCATACTTCATTGGGAAGTTTTCCAATATATCAATGGGGAACAGAAGAACAAAAAAGAAAATATCTAGTGCCACTTGCAAAAGGTGAAAAATTGGGCGCTTTTGGCCTTACAGAACCTAACGCAGGTACAGATGCAGCTGGACAGCAGACAACTGCAGTATTAGATGGTGATCACTACGTATTAAACGGCTCAAAAATATTTATTACAAACGGAGGAAAAGCTGACATATATATAATCTTTGCAATGACAGACAAATCAAAAGGCACAAGAGGCATTAGTGCATTTATAGTTGAGAAAGATTTTCCGGGTTTTAGCATTGGCAAAATTGAAGAAAAAATGGGTATAAGAGCTTCATCAACTGCCGAACTTGTGTTTGAAGATTGTATTGTACCAAAAGAAAATTTACTTGGTAAAGAAGGAGAAGGTTTTAAAATTGCGATGGCTACACTAGATGGTGGAAGAATAGGAATAGCAGCGCAAGCCCTTGGAATAGCTCAGGCTGCTTTAGATGAAGAGATAAAATATGCAAAGGAAAGACAACAGTTTGGAAGACCAATTGGAAAATTTCAAGGCATTCAATGGTATATAGCTGATATGGCAACGAGAATAAATGCTTCAAGATGGCTTGTATACAATGCCGCTTGGAGAAAGCAGGTAGGTCTTCCGTACACAATGGAAGCCGCCATGGCAAAATTGCATGCTTCCGAAACAGCAATGTTTGTAACGACAAAAACAGTTCAGATATTTGGCGGCTATGGCTTTACAAAAGATTATCCAGTGGAAAGATTTATGAGAGATGCAAAAATAACAGAAATTTATGAAGGCACATCGGAAGTCCAGAAAATGGTTATTTCCGGTAACCTATTGAAAATGTAA
- a CDS encoding electron transfer flavoprotein subunit beta/FixA family protein, translating into MNILVLIKQVPDTNEVRIDPVTKTLIREGVPSIINPDDKNALEEAIRIREKVGGKVTVISMGPTQAEVALREALAMGADEAYLLTDRAFAGADTYATAKALSKAIEKFQYDIVFCGRQAIDGDTAQVGPQIAEQLDIPQVTYVRKVEIEGDKLIVERALEDGYEIIEVKTPVLLTAIKELNVPRYPSIKGIFNAYNKKEVKILTADDLEVDKNELGLKGSPTKVVATSTPNTERAGEIFTGNIKEAVQNLVERLNSRHVI; encoded by the coding sequence ATGAATATACTTGTTTTGATTAAGCAGGTTCCGGATACGAACGAAGTTAGAATTGATCCTGTAACAAAGACACTTATACGTGAAGGTGTTCCAAGCATTATTAATCCTGATGACAAAAATGCCTTAGAAGAAGCTATCAGGATAAGAGAAAAAGTCGGCGGAAAAGTAACTGTAATATCGATGGGACCAACACAAGCAGAAGTAGCATTACGTGAGGCTCTTGCTATGGGTGCTGATGAAGCATATCTTTTGACAGATAGAGCATTTGCAGGCGCAGACACTTATGCTACTGCAAAAGCACTATCAAAAGCAATTGAAAAGTTTCAGTACGACATTGTATTTTGCGGCAGACAGGCGATAGATGGCGATACTGCACAAGTTGGACCACAAATTGCAGAACAATTAGACATACCTCAGGTAACATATGTAAGGAAGGTAGAAATAGAAGGAGACAAACTCATAGTTGAAAGAGCTCTTGAAGATGGATATGAAATCATTGAAGTTAAGACGCCAGTCTTATTGACAGCTATTAAAGAACTTAATGTGCCTAGGTATCCTTCAATAAAAGGAATATTCAATGCTTACAATAAAAAAGAAGTTAAAATCTTAACTGCAGATGATTTAGAAGTTGATAAAAATGAACTTGGACTAAAAGGTTCACCAACTAAGGTTGTAGCAACGTCAACTCCAAATACTGAAAGAGCTGGAGAAATATTTACTGGCAATATAAAAGAAGCTGTTCAGAATCTAGTTGAAAGATTAAACAGCAGACATGTGATATAG